In Cryptomeria japonica chromosome 1, Sugi_1.0, whole genome shotgun sequence, the sequence TTAGACTATTAAATATGAAACTTTCACTAAAATCTTTTGAAATACATTAAATTCAACTAATTTACTTATTTTTATCATCTACTTATCATCAAGGCATATATTAGAAAGGATACTAGAGTCCCACCCCCAACACTGAATTATAATTGGGGGAGGATATAATTGATAGGAGGAAGCTATAATTGACCCTAATAAATTTTAGAGAAAAGTAAAAATAGATTATTGTAGAGGGAAGAGGACCGTGATGAatcaaaaaaaagaatttttttgaaatacatTAAATTCAACTaatttacttttactatttttatcATCTACCTATCATCCAAAACCCTTgtcatccttatcttcaatctaCAAGTTACAATCCTTATCTTTCCCTTTGTGTCATCACATGTCCAAAATACTcttgaaaaagaataagaaaatgaCACAAATATGGCAGAGATAATTGAGTGAATGCACAAGCTTAGGCATTAACTTTTTAAtggtattttataataaaaatagtaAATGAAACTGGGTGGGTAACGTGCCTCCAAAGAGACTAGTGATGCTCTCCGCAACACAGACAGTGATGTCTACTTACTGGTTAGTGCCATTCATCATTACGTACCTTTTCAGCAAATactatatttatttctttatttttatggTCTATAGCTGGAATCCATGATTTCTCCGTTTCTCTCGCCTTCTGCAACTCCAATTTCTCTCCTCATTCTCACAAATTCGTGCTCGCCTCGCCGGAAAATTTTATTTCTCTCACGGTAAGTTTCCACAAGTAACATACGGTTAACGGCAGCCAAGAATTTTTAATgctttatttcttttttcttttcttttctgagAAGCATGGAGAGTTGGTGGAAACACTGTGTTCTTTGCTTCATCTTGAAGAAATTCTCTCTCCGCaaagaaaatattttaaacaaGGAAATTGCGTGTGCATGTATTAACTTTGTTTTAGACGGCTTGCAGTTTGCAGATCTGCGGTAGGATTCAGCAACGGTCACAATTTCTGTGCAAAATTCTGTAATAGTCACCGTTTGTGACTTGTGCCTGGTAATTTCGTTTGCATTCTGGCTTATGTAGATCTGTTTTCTTCTTTTGAaacatttttaggtttttatcaGTGCATAATTCATTTAACTCTGCTTCTTCAATCAAATGAAGCAAAGGCAAAGATTTGTGCGCCAAAAATGATGCATATTATTAGACAAGGTGTTACTGATATACATTCGCGCATACGAATTCTGAGAAATGTTAGGAATTTTCCATTCGCTCTTATTTTTTGTAACTGGTAACAAAGGCTGGGGAATTGCTTATTTTCACGCGAAATAAGTTAAGCCAAACGATCTTTAGAGTTTCCCTTTTTGATTGACGACAGTTTTCTGCCAGAAATTTATCTGCAAGCAGAACGTTACagcaactttctttctttcttagttCTTTGCAACAAAGGCATTAAAATATAGATAGTTTGTTTTAGCTTCTACACTTAATCCTGATttttagaaaatatatatttttaaaactctaaatagacaagaaaaatatatatttggaGGGCCTACTTCTAGATCCATGGTGGAAATGACATTAAAAATAATTTTCTGTAACATTTCCAAAGTTTTCATTAGTTATCGTTACACAAAATCACTTGTTTATATGATCATAGCAAACACGTCACTGGATTGTTACAGACATTAACGTTAGGATCAGATCAGGCCAAAATACAACtcctattttttataaatttacaGGCCTTGTATTATGTCTCTGCCCGTGACTTGATAAGAAGACctcaacctgcaaaaataaaacaaatataacCTGACAGCACCCGACATTTTCAGAATTTTAACGTTTTCATTGCTTTATTTTCAGTCAGCTTACTGTCTGGCCTTTAAATTTAGCTGTGTTTGTACATGCAGAGTTGTTCGGGATCTTGTTCGGCTTCAAGTCTACAACATGTGTCAACTGACAGAATCTTTCACGCTGCTAAAATTGATTGAATTTTACTGTAAATCCGGCCGCCCTATACAGCAGCAATGGTTCGACATCAAAGTTGTTTGCATCAAAATTGTGGATGCCTGCGGAATCGACTGCGCACCGGATAATTTGACTCTCCATTTCCTGCCTCGCAGCAGTTTGACAGATCTACAAATTAACGGAAAGAAAATCCGTCCGTCAGCGAGCGCTTTTGTGACGCTTCGACGGACTACAAATGACGGAAACCCTTTAGTTTGGAGTTTTGTGAGCACCGACGGCGTACGAACGACGGGCAAGCTTTCCTTTGAGGTGTACGTCGGCCATGAGACTCTCGTTTGCGGTGCACTTGACATAAAAAAAGAAGATTCCGTCAACAATGACCGTCAAAGGACGTGGACCGTGGAGTGCAGTAGCGCTTTAGAATATCCGTCAAGATGGAACTCGACGGAAAATCGCCCGGTCTCGTTCCCGTCAATTGAAGTGTACGTCACGGGGCAAGCTGGCAGTTTGCCTGTAATTTTGACGCGCACTGAAGAGCTTATAGCCAGGAAAAAAAGGGCGCGTCAAAGGTTGAGTTTGGATGCAATTCCTGAAGGAAACGATTACGAGATTTCGTTCGTCTCAAACGAAAATGACGCCACGGAAAACCAGGTGCGTCTACTGTTACTTTCCTTCTGCTCAATCGTTTCTTTTTTTCTTTACGTTTTAAATACCTTTATAGAGTGATTTTCGTTGTTATGCATGTTCACGTCCACCATATACACCAAATCTttccacttctctccttttggttgtCTCCTACAATTTGTTGTTTCTTtgtatttttttcaattatttattttttaatgaatattagTCATTTTTATTGATTAAAGATAAAGTACATTATTTACAAATTAGAGAGTTCAGAGAGAAAATAATATACAAAACACAGGTCAAGTGGGagataatttatatttttaatgatgtttattaattatttatatatgtttCTGAATTCAGTGTGTAGAAGTTTTTTTGCATCAATCTCTCTAATTTATTAATTATTCTTATTATTGATATTACAAAATGAAGGAGAGTAGATCAAAATACTTAatatttaattctaaatttaaaaaaatgttcaaatattaaaatactgaaattcaaataatttcaaaaaaataataaatatataatagtaTGTAGTTATAAAATTAtgcttaattaatatatttaaaaaaatgaaattcattgtaaaataatataaaattggggaaaaaattattaataaacgaAAACTTAATATATTTCTAATTAATCTCAATATTGTAATTACAATATTATATTTGAGCACGGAGTCTTATATCCAAGCATTAATTATGTTGGAGAAATACAAGCATTCATCAAATAGACAAAGCCTAAATCTATGCCTAAATACCATTGGCTAAAAGTAACACCCAAATCTCATGCTCAAGTTTTAATGCCCATGTCATGATAAGTCAATGTCTCCAACATGGAATGTAACTTCCAATGTTATAACCACTCTAGGGCACTTAATTTTGGACTCATCTCTCTTTTAAAAAGATGATCTATGATGCATGATTGTTATGTATCATAAGTTGGTCAAAAGATTTTATGAGTTTTCTGCTTCAACTTTTTAACTTCACCTTGTAATTGTTTTATATGTTCTTGTGCACCCATGATAGAATCTCGTACATAATCTTATAATGTCATAGGAACTCATATACATTTTATATGACATTAGATATTTTTTTCACGTTGTCATGATGATACAAAGTATATGTGACATAAAGTGTCACCTCATTATAGACATTCATTCTCATACAACACACAATTTGAAAGaagtaataaataaaaaataaaaaataataagataTATGACAtctaattttaatataaaatattacttATATTATAACTTATTTGATATAAGTATTTATTATTTTGTCAAAAGACACTTGATTTAATGATAAAGTTCATGTTGCACTTAAATAGTGTTGAATTAAAATTTTCTTAGATTGTTATTCTCTTTTAATATATACTCATGGgtttatttttgaagattttttttaatctctattCTCTTAGTTATATTAGTTATTAATTATAACATTCGACTAAA encodes:
- the LOC131028196 gene encoding uncharacterized protein At1g01500; amino-acid sequence: MCQLTESFTLLKLIEFYCKSGRPIQQQWFDIKVVCIKIVDACGIDCAPDNLTLHFLPRSSLTDLQINGKKIRPSASAFVTLRRTTNDGNPLVWSFVSTDGVRTTGKLSFEVYVGHETLVCGALDIKKEDSVNNDRQRTWTVECSSALEYPSRWNSTENRPVSFPSIEVYVTGQAGSLPVILTRTEELIARKKRARQRLSLDAIPEGNDYEISFVSNENDATENQEQRGSFMEMDDKLIVMICEAAMERFAKLLEPKEIKCLKNFKLTWLYVGLCLCLAVGFGVSLGLGMGVFLLVIRVSRGTSRLVKNLTSWI